From one Paenibacillus sp. FSL K6-1330 genomic stretch:
- a CDS encoding SDR family oxidoreductase, with protein sequence MNKYAYRNKLAVVTGASSGIGKAYAKELAARGCHVVLAARSKDKLDAMAREINRQYGVQAYALACDLSKVNAPRQLAEQISELGLSVDILINNAGVGTYGRFEEIDPEREQEEILLNTAALVDLTHRLLPDMLRRKDGVIVNVASMAAFMPCAYSAVYGGTKAFVLSFSEALWAETRGRGVRVLALCPGATETGFFDAVGSEEMGAGQKLSTPEKVVQAGFRGIDQGRSYIIDGRSNYFMALMIRLFSRRRVALIMERMSKPKRH encoded by the coding sequence TTGAATAAGTATGCATATAGAAACAAGCTGGCTGTAGTCACCGGTGCTTCATCCGGAATCGGGAAAGCGTATGCCAAAGAACTGGCGGCACGAGGCTGTCATGTCGTTCTGGCAGCGCGCTCCAAGGACAAACTGGATGCAATGGCAAGGGAAATCAACCGCCAGTACGGCGTACAGGCTTATGCGCTCGCTTGCGATTTGTCCAAAGTGAATGCCCCGCGTCAACTGGCCGAACAAATATCCGAACTGGGCTTGTCGGTCGATATTCTCATCAACAACGCAGGCGTTGGCACTTATGGCCGTTTCGAGGAAATAGACCCGGAGCGCGAGCAGGAGGAGATTCTGTTGAATACGGCTGCGTTAGTCGATCTTACGCATCGGCTGCTGCCCGATATGCTGAGGAGAAAGGATGGAGTCATCGTTAACGTGGCTTCGATGGCTGCGTTCATGCCTTGTGCATATTCTGCAGTTTATGGGGGTACCAAAGCATTTGTATTGTCCTTCTCTGAGGCGCTATGGGCGGAGACGCGCGGGCGTGGTGTTCGCGTGCTCGCACTGTGCCCGGGTGCAACAGAGACGGGATTTTTCGATGCGGTCGGCAGCGAGGAGATGGGAGCAGGTCAGAAGCTCTCGACCCCGGAAAAGGTTGTACAGGCCGGATTCCGCGGAATTGACCAGGGACGCAGCTATATCATCGATGGCCGTAGCAATTACTTTATGGCTCTAATGATCCGACTTTTCAGCAGGCGGAGGGTGGCTTTGATTATGGAACGTATGTCAAAACCAAAGAGGCACTGA
- a CDS encoding helix-turn-helix transcriptional regulator, producing the protein MSCLKTNRFSSALGEFIKSRRERLQPSEAGIQPLPGRRRTPGLRREEVSYLANISVTYYAWLEQGKEVNPSPEVLLSISKALQLDEDEQKHLFDLANVDVASVVTVPNNGGPDMGVLQKIVNQLHYPSFITDEGTDVIAWNRAAELIVADFGRLPDNERNMMDIMFLKPDYRNRLVNWEGAARYSVAVLRAGFDLYKNNPLYMERFERLTRESVEFVHFWELYEIKQKRVATALFRVPDAQEMEFELHSAAGIDNDPGLHWCFFVPVPGSGTEERLLRLLEQDRQLP; encoded by the coding sequence GTGAGCTGCTTGAAAACAAATCGTTTCTCATCCGCATTGGGTGAGTTCATAAAATCGCGCAGAGAACGCTTGCAGCCTTCAGAGGCAGGGATCCAGCCGCTGCCCGGACGAAGACGCACTCCAGGACTTCGAAGAGAAGAAGTCTCTTATCTTGCCAATATAAGCGTGACTTACTATGCCTGGCTGGAGCAAGGCAAGGAGGTTAATCCTTCGCCGGAAGTGCTGCTAAGTATCAGCAAAGCGCTTCAGCTTGACGAAGACGAGCAGAAGCATCTATTCGATCTGGCCAATGTAGATGTGGCGAGCGTCGTCACAGTGCCAAATAACGGTGGGCCGGATATGGGAGTTCTGCAGAAAATCGTAAATCAATTGCATTATCCTTCTTTTATCACAGACGAAGGTACGGATGTTATCGCCTGGAATCGGGCGGCTGAACTGATCGTAGCCGATTTCGGCAGACTGCCGGACAACGAACGGAATATGATGGACATTATGTTTTTAAAGCCGGATTACCGCAACAGACTGGTGAATTGGGAAGGCGCTGCCCGTTACTCTGTAGCCGTTCTGCGGGCAGGCTTCGATCTTTACAAGAACAACCCGTTATATATGGAACGGTTTGAACGCTTGACGCGGGAAAGCGTGGAGTTCGTACATTTCTGGGAGCTATATGAAATCAAACAAAAACGCGTAGCCACCGCTTTATTCCGTGTTCCTGACGCACAGGAGATGGAGTTCGAGCTCCATTCCGCGGCTGGAATCGATAATGACCCGGGACTGCACTGGTGTTTCTTTGTTCCGGTGCCCGGTTCAGGCACGGAGGAGAGATTATTGCGTTTACTTGAGCAGGACAGGCAGCTACCGTAG
- a CDS encoding SDR family oxidoreductase: MQTWFITGASGGLASRITRRLLDRGDRVAATVRKPGVLDELQAQYGSQLWQANLDLTNSQQIAEVVERAFLELGTIDVFVNNAAYGLYGAVEEASDRQIEHQFMTNVLGSLRAARAVLPFFRKQGGGHMVQISSMAGHYSIPGMGLYCSSKWAVEGAFEALAKEVAPFNIKTTMVEPGGIRTNFITSNAVFGERMDEYRDTEAGQFVSLMKGELPGIDMSMFNQMVVGDPDKMAQQIIRRVDQGEGPIRMALGSDAYEQIRAALLDRLAALEAQKELAYSTDSDDVVKQF; encoded by the coding sequence ATGCAAACATGGTTCATTACAGGAGCGTCAGGAGGCTTGGCTTCACGTATAACTCGCCGGTTGCTTGATAGGGGGGACCGTGTAGCCGCAACGGTACGCAAGCCGGGGGTGCTGGATGAACTGCAGGCACAGTATGGCTCACAACTTTGGCAGGCTAATTTAGATCTGACAAACTCTCAGCAAATTGCTGAAGTGGTGGAACGTGCATTTTTAGAACTGGGCACGATCGATGTGTTTGTCAATAATGCAGCCTATGGCTTGTATGGCGCAGTGGAAGAAGCAAGCGACAGGCAAATTGAGCATCAGTTTATGACCAATGTGCTTGGCTCCCTACGTGCAGCGCGTGCAGTCCTGCCCTTTTTCCGTAAGCAGGGCGGCGGTCACATGGTACAGATTTCGAGTATGGCGGGTCATTATTCTATTCCGGGTATGGGACTGTATTGCTCTTCGAAATGGGCGGTCGAAGGAGCCTTTGAAGCGCTAGCTAAGGAAGTGGCTCCGTTCAATATTAAGACCACTATGGTGGAGCCCGGAGGAATCCGAACGAATTTCATTACAAGCAACGCCGTATTCGGCGAGCGGATGGACGAATACCGGGATACGGAGGCGGGCCAATTCGTTAGCCTGATGAAGGGAGAACTGCCTGGTATAGATATGAGCATGTTCAATCAAATGGTTGTCGGCGATCCGGATAAAATGGCGCAGCAGATTATCCGTCGTGTCGACCAGGGAGAGGGTCCGATACGTATGGCGTTGGGCAGTGACGCCTATGAGCAAATCCGGGCAGCCCTGCTGGACAGACTGGCGGCTCTTGAAGCACAGAAAGAGCTGGCTTACTCCACTGATTCAGATGATGTGGTAAAACAATTTTAA
- the rlmH gene encoding 23S rRNA (pseudouridine(1915)-N(3))-methyltransferase RlmH, with protein MNIQMVCVGKLKEKYLVQGIAEYSKRLAPYVRLSVHEVPDEKAPENMSEAEMRQVQEKEGVGILSHIKPDTHVIALAIGGQLWSSEDLAAHIDKLGTYGTSNVAFVIGGSNGLSEDVLKRAQTKLSFGRMTLPHQLMRLVLVEQIYRAVKINRGEPYHK; from the coding sequence ATGAATATACAGATGGTATGCGTAGGCAAGTTGAAGGAGAAGTACCTGGTGCAGGGCATTGCGGAGTACAGTAAGCGTCTTGCGCCTTACGTGCGCTTGTCCGTGCACGAGGTGCCGGATGAGAAGGCCCCGGAGAACATGAGCGAAGCGGAGATGCGCCAAGTGCAGGAGAAGGAGGGCGTCGGTATTCTCAGCCACATCAAGCCGGACACGCACGTCATTGCTCTCGCGATCGGCGGCCAGCTGTGGTCCAGCGAGGACCTGGCGGCCCACATCGACAAGCTGGGGACGTACGGCACCAGTAACGTCGCCTTTGTCATTGGCGGCTCTAACGGCCTCTCCGAGGACGTACTGAAGCGCGCCCAAACGAAGCTCAGCTTCGGGCGGATGACCCTGCCGCACCAGCTGATGCGGCTGGTGCTGGTAGAGCAGATTTATCGGGCGGTGAAGATTAATCGGGGGGAACCGTATCATAAATAA
- a CDS encoding cytochrome P450, which produces MEWNKNGLLPLEWFRQMRTESPVEAIEGNGGWNVYKYVDVKAVFTNYELFSSQGSSSSDDPIESSILRQDPPKHRQLRKLVSHAFTPRIIESLAPKIQEITTSLLDEAEKKGKMDIVADLASPLPITVIAEMLGVSMEDRERFKAWSDALVGNNEDAYYQCQREMSEYFSEIAENRRRHPQDDLITKLVEARIDNEHLTDLEIIGFCILLLVAGNETTTNLISSAVLAFDSLPEVRAEVLGDSTMLPGAIEEVFRYFSPVQLMFRSVKQDTVLRGQELKQGQFVYIWMASANHDEDVFEQPDVFNIHRNLNPHLGLGSGIHYCMGSQLARMESRIALQTLLDRYPEFRRDRSVELERMDSTMMFALKELPVFLK; this is translated from the coding sequence ATGGAATGGAATAAGAACGGTTTACTTCCGCTGGAATGGTTCCGCCAGATGCGGACGGAATCTCCGGTGGAGGCAATTGAGGGTAATGGAGGCTGGAACGTTTATAAATACGTGGATGTTAAAGCCGTCTTCACGAATTACGAATTGTTCTCTTCTCAAGGGTCCTCTTCTTCCGATGATCCGATTGAATCCAGCATCTTGCGGCAGGATCCGCCGAAGCACCGTCAGCTGCGTAAGCTGGTATCCCATGCTTTTACGCCTCGTATCATAGAATCGCTTGCCCCCAAGATCCAGGAGATCACGACATCCCTGCTGGACGAAGCGGAGAAGAAGGGGAAGATGGATATCGTTGCCGATCTCGCAAGTCCGCTGCCGATCACGGTGATTGCCGAGATGCTCGGCGTATCGATGGAGGACCGGGAGCGATTTAAGGCGTGGTCGGACGCCCTGGTAGGTAACAATGAGGATGCTTATTATCAGTGTCAGCGTGAGATGAGCGAATACTTCTCCGAAATCGCGGAGAATCGCCGTCGTCATCCCCAGGACGATCTGATTACGAAACTGGTGGAGGCGCGCATTGACAATGAACATCTCACCGACCTGGAGATTATCGGATTCTGTATTCTCCTTCTCGTAGCGGGTAATGAAACGACAACTAATCTGATCTCATCGGCGGTGCTTGCCTTTGATAGCCTGCCTGAGGTCCGTGCAGAGGTACTTGGAGATTCAACGATGCTTCCAGGGGCAATCGAAGAAGTCTTCCGTTACTTCTCACCTGTTCAATTGATGTTCCGCAGCGTGAAGCAGGACACGGTGCTGCGCGGGCAGGAGCTGAAGCAGGGACAGTTCGTTTATATCTGGATGGCTTCGGCCAATCATGACGAGGATGTGTTCGAGCAGCCGGACGTATTCAACATCCACCGGAATCTGAACCCGCATTTGGGCCTCGGAAGCGGCATCCACTACTGTATGGGCTCACAGCTGGCGCGGATGGAGTCCCGGATTGCCCTCCAGACCCTGTTGGATCGTTACCCCGAATTTCGCCGTGATCGCTCCGTAGAGCTGGAACGGATGGATAGCACGATGATGTTTGCGCTGAAGGAGCTGCCGGTCTTTTTAAAATAG
- a CDS encoding TetR/AcrR family transcriptional regulator, with protein sequence MSKDKIIQAAIEVFSENGYHRASMDEIAARAQVAKGTLYYNFPGKSQLFKTVVKQGFEDIMQRTEADLNSSLPMKEKIERTIRHHLDLFLESRHFSHIVFNEISNGIEQDVLDELKELKRKYLSFLASIIEEGQCEENLCRAVDPNLAAASIVGTLESTCNYYLNHQGTYSREDLERFAFTMITQGLFISLE encoded by the coding sequence GTGAGCAAAGATAAAATTATCCAAGCAGCCATTGAAGTATTCTCCGAGAACGGATATCACCGCGCAAGCATGGACGAGATTGCCGCCCGCGCACAGGTTGCCAAGGGGACTCTGTACTATAACTTCCCGGGCAAATCCCAGCTCTTCAAGACGGTGGTGAAGCAGGGCTTCGAAGATATTATGCAGCGGACGGAGGCAGATCTGAATTCCTCCCTGCCAATGAAGGAGAAGATTGAGCGCACGATTCGCCATCATCTGGATCTGTTTCTCGAATCCCGCCATTTCTCGCACATCGTATTTAATGAGATTTCGAACGGCATCGAGCAGGATGTTCTGGACGAGTTGAAGGAGCTGAAACGGAAGTATTTAAGCTTCCTGGCAAGCATCATCGAGGAAGGTCAGTGCGAAGAGAACCTGTGCCGTGCCGTTGATCCTAATCTGGCCGCTGCCAGTATTGTCGGAACGCTGGAGAGCACATGTAATTATTACCTGAATCATCAGGGTACGTATTCACGCGAGGATCTGGAGCGGTTTGCCTTCACGATGATTACCCAAGGCCTGTTTATATCGCTTGAATAA
- a CDS encoding DUF3934 family protein, with the protein MSKSKGKGGTGRGTGKKGWSRWDASARRAKSKPKPYTSKGAKQADGTSEAENHKGTPK; encoded by the coding sequence TTGAGTAAATCCAAGGGCAAGGGCGGAACAGGCAGAGGCACAGGCAAGAAGGGCTGGAGCCGCTGGGATGCAAGTGCGAGAAGAGCGAAGAGTAAACCCAAACCTTATACCAGTAAAGGGGCCAAGCAGGCAGACGGTACATCGGAAGCCGAGAATCATAAAGGTACCCCGAAATGA
- a CDS encoding HEAT repeat domain-containing protein, whose protein sequence is MKSLDNQELITDMPENYEELKSSANRNANWRERLDAVEALGNWKNQKSIDILLHRLNTDAVYQVREAAYRKLLAFGEDVQMPERPKGELMKDVSKVLLRIKKSLPRDHTYEDFKEKLKKMRIDIYDTYEGDKGDDFDHWLEQTWSSLLRR, encoded by the coding sequence ATGAAGAGCTTGGACAATCAAGAATTAATAACGGACATGCCCGAGAATTACGAGGAGCTCAAAAGCTCCGCCAACCGGAATGCCAATTGGAGAGAACGGTTAGACGCGGTGGAAGCGTTGGGAAATTGGAAAAATCAGAAATCCATTGATATTTTGCTGCATAGACTAAATACGGATGCGGTTTATCAAGTGCGAGAGGCAGCCTATCGTAAACTCCTGGCCTTTGGTGAGGACGTGCAGATGCCGGAAAGACCCAAAGGCGAACTGATGAAGGACGTTTCGAAGGTGTTGCTCCGCATTAAAAAAAGCCTTCCCCGTGACCACACGTATGAAGACTTCAAAGAGAAATTAAAAAAGATGAGAATCGACATCTACGATACGTACGAAGGTGACAAGGGCGATGACTTTGATCACTGGCTGGAACAGACTTGGTCTTCATTATTAAGAAGATAA
- a CDS encoding GTPase yields the protein MGDYRRSWEDEISRAADEAYEKEMDDINRQLKEEILIALIGDVNTGKSSTMNRIVGEEVAGVGAEPGETTEIKPHKYKEHIYFMDTPGLNDVNTANSEITLKYYKQADIVLFFLNAAGTVFSEAEKKSFEKIQDVNSNILIVLNKIDAADEIDRLVARIKKETGGHYEVAPVSSRTGENIDRLRSSILEMLKKKSKDILFAKSIKEKSATANGWIIGASISAGAVGASPIPGSDIIPITGIQVSLLTRLAVLYNRPISKETAKELVIATIFGNIGKSIFRQIVKVFPGAGSVAGATVAGATTLALGYAVKYAYEHNIEINTANITKLYKRFREKAETETESESESKSESK from the coding sequence ATGGGTGACTACAGAAGATCATGGGAAGACGAGATCAGTCGGGCAGCCGATGAGGCCTATGAGAAAGAAATGGATGACATCAACCGACAGTTGAAGGAGGAAATTCTCATCGCTCTGATAGGTGATGTGAATACAGGCAAGTCCTCCACCATGAACCGGATTGTCGGTGAAGAGGTCGCTGGTGTCGGGGCAGAGCCTGGAGAAACGACGGAAATTAAACCGCATAAGTACAAGGAGCATATTTACTTCATGGATACACCCGGGTTGAATGATGTGAACACCGCGAACTCGGAGATCACCTTGAAATACTATAAACAAGCGGATATCGTTCTATTCTTCCTGAACGCTGCGGGTACGGTCTTCTCCGAGGCGGAGAAGAAATCCTTCGAGAAGATTCAGGACGTGAACTCCAACATCTTGATCGTGCTGAACAAAATAGACGCTGCAGATGAAATCGACCGCCTGGTAGCACGGATTAAGAAGGAGACCGGTGGGCATTATGAGGTTGCGCCGGTATCTTCACGGACGGGAGAGAACATTGACCGGCTGCGGAGCAGCATTCTGGAGATGCTTAAAAAAAAGTCTAAAGACATTCTCTTTGCCAAAAGTATCAAGGAGAAGTCAGCGACTGCCAACGGATGGATCATCGGAGCCTCGATCTCGGCAGGAGCGGTAGGCGCATCACCCATTCCGGGGTCGGATATCATTCCGATCACCGGCATTCAGGTGAGTCTGCTCACCAGGCTTGCGGTGCTGTACAATAGGCCGATCAGTAAGGAGACGGCGAAGGAGCTGGTCATTGCCACGATATTCGGGAATATCGGCAAGAGTATTTTTCGGCAGATTGTGAAGGTTTTCCCTGGAGCGGGGTCGGTCGCCGGAGCAACGGTAGCGGGTGCCACTACCCTGGCGCTGGGATATGCGGTGAAATACGCTTACGAGCACAACATCGAGATCAATACGGCGAATATTACGAAGCTCTACAAGAGGTTCAGGGAGAAGGCGGAGACGGAAACCGAATCGGAATCGGAATCCAAGTCCGAGTCGAAGTAA
- a CDS encoding CxxH/CxxC protein produces MYVVCKEHVELAIENFVDEYEDAPDIVDLKETEFSDWDPPVKCAECEKHAEFLVV; encoded by the coding sequence ATGTACGTCGTATGCAAGGAACATGTGGAACTAGCGATCGAAAATTTCGTGGATGAATATGAGGATGCCCCGGATATTGTTGATCTGAAGGAGACCGAGTTTTCGGACTGGGACCCACCGGTGAAGTGCGCGGAGTGCGAGAAGCATGCTGAGTTTTTAGTTGTGTAA
- a CDS encoding trypsin-like peptidase domain-containing protein yields the protein MGLFDDDFYSTKISRRSKNTSEDRPERTKWRTTRRKKGLSTFQISAISSVCSALIAVMLFSFITGHPATSSPITLINGSHQLSTSDGDPYERIISVAQKVRPVVVSVLTHKESAVPEEEGPEGEGVEEDFGTLPEEEGDFELPEGFDFGEDFDFGNDFGSSQEDTLGSGVIFKKLEGKAFVITNNHVVQGAVSLEVVLVGGEKKKATLVGTDKVSDIAVLSIDSKGIGEVAEFGDSSKLRLGETVIAIGNPLGLGDTLTSGIVSYTNRVIPVSLNQDGIYDWEQAVIQTDAAINEGNSGGALVDLNGKVIGINTMKIADTGVEGLGFAIPVNEITEVVTELMLKGHIARPYLGVYTVDLGNPYAPLSKKEKENLKLPKTVTEGVVVLDALGPALDAGLQLNDVIIKLDGKPITTTLELRKHLYLNTKVGKDLDVTFYRDGKLQSLKVMLEEKPGE from the coding sequence ATGGGATTATTTGACGATGATTTCTATTCAACTAAAATTTCCAGACGGAGCAAAAATACCAGCGAGGACCGACCTGAGCGAACGAAGTGGCGGACGACCCGCCGTAAAAAGGGTTTATCGACATTCCAGATTTCCGCGATCAGTTCGGTGTGCAGTGCTCTGATTGCGGTGATGCTGTTTAGCTTCATAACGGGCCATCCTGCAACCTCTTCACCGATTACCCTGATTAATGGCAGCCATCAGCTGTCCACGTCCGATGGGGATCCCTATGAACGGATTATTAGCGTTGCTCAGAAGGTGCGACCGGTTGTTGTCAGTGTGCTGACACATAAAGAGAGCGCGGTGCCTGAAGAGGAAGGCCCTGAGGGAGAAGGGGTGGAAGAGGATTTCGGTACCCTGCCAGAGGAAGAGGGAGACTTTGAGCTTCCGGAGGGATTCGACTTCGGTGAGGATTTTGATTTCGGAAATGATTTCGGCAGTTCACAGGAAGACACCCTGGGCTCTGGCGTTATCTTCAAGAAACTTGAAGGCAAAGCCTTCGTGATTACGAATAACCATGTGGTTCAAGGTGCCGTTTCCCTTGAGGTAGTGCTGGTAGGTGGCGAGAAGAAGAAGGCGACGTTGGTCGGAACAGACAAAGTTAGCGATATTGCTGTTCTGTCGATTGACAGTAAAGGCATCGGAGAGGTCGCAGAGTTTGGGGATTCCTCCAAGCTTCGACTCGGCGAAACGGTCATCGCTATCGGCAACCCGCTGGGCCTGGGCGACACGCTCACATCCGGGATTGTCAGCTACACGAACCGTGTGATACCGGTATCCCTGAACCAGGACGGCATCTACGATTGGGAGCAGGCGGTCATTCAGACCGACGCTGCCATTAATGAGGGGAATAGCGGGGGCGCTTTGGTGGATTTGAACGGTAAAGTTATCGGCATCAACACGATGAAAATTGCGGACACCGGCGTAGAAGGGCTTGGGTTTGCAATTCCGGTCAATGAAATTACGGAGGTTGTAACCGAGTTAATGCTGAAGGGGCATATTGCACGCCCTTATCTTGGCGTATACACCGTGGACTTGGGTAACCCGTATGCTCCACTGAGCAAGAAGGAGAAGGAGAACCTCAAGCTGCCGAAGACGGTAACCGAAGGCGTGGTCGTGCTGGATGCGCTTGGACCTGCGCTGGATGCCGGCCTGCAGCTGAACGACGTGATCATCAAACTGGACGGCAAACCGATCACGACAACGCTGGAGCTGCGTAAGCATCTCTACCTTAACACAAAGGTGGGCAAAGACCTGGACGTGACCTTCTATCGTGACGGCAAGCTGCAGTCGCTGAAGGTGATGCTGGAAGAGAAGCCTGGAGAATAA
- a CDS encoding nucleoside hydrolase translates to MKKVIIDCDPGMDDSLALILAIKSPALQVEAVTTVAGNYPIDVTSTNALKVMELLGKIDIPVAKGMGKPLVRALASDPFSHGSDGQAEYHLPAPKLELSSLHGADMIIEMVKKNEGDIHILALGPLTNVALAMMIAPEIKPMISSITAIAGSYGLNRYATANATGDNPQSEWNVYVDPEAAEIVFNSGVPLYAIGLDVATHFDVNFTESELAELKQSQNREADFLHNMIQFVLGRGFESYCVLIDSMAVAAVIEPSLIQYVKGKVGIETKGELTLGMTILDTRHHHTWEHLPEINVAYEADYRRFLRMVMDAVLA, encoded by the coding sequence ATGAAAAAGGTAATTATTGACTGTGATCCGGGGATGGACGATTCCCTGGCCCTGATCTTGGCGATCAAATCCCCTGCCCTTCAGGTAGAGGCCGTTACGACGGTAGCCGGTAACTATCCGATCGATGTGACTAGCACGAATGCCCTGAAAGTCATGGAGCTGCTTGGGAAGATCGATATCCCTGTGGCTAAAGGCATGGGGAAACCGCTGGTGCGAGCACTGGCTTCCGATCCGTTCAGTCATGGTTCGGACGGACAAGCTGAATATCATCTGCCGGCGCCGAAGCTCGAGCTGTCAAGCCTGCATGGCGCTGACATGATTATAGAGATGGTCAAGAAGAATGAGGGAGATATTCATATTCTGGCGCTGGGTCCCCTGACCAATGTGGCGCTGGCCATGATGATTGCACCGGAGATCAAACCGATGATCAGCTCGATCACGGCGATTGCCGGTTCCTATGGTCTTAATAGATATGCAACAGCTAACGCTACCGGCGATAATCCGCAGAGTGAGTGGAATGTGTACGTGGATCCGGAAGCTGCAGAGATCGTATTTAACTCAGGCGTGCCGCTGTATGCCATCGGATTGGACGTTGCTACTCATTTTGACGTGAACTTTACGGAGAGTGAGCTTGCCGAGCTGAAGCAGTCTCAAAACCGCGAGGCGGATTTCCTGCATAACATGATTCAATTCGTGCTGGGACGCGGCTTTGAATCGTATTGCGTGCTCATCGATTCGATGGCTGTCGCCGCAGTAATCGAGCCTTCCTTGATTCAATACGTGAAGGGCAAGGTTGGGATCGAGACGAAGGGGGAATTAACCCTGGGCATGACGATTTTGGATACGCGCCATCACCATACTTGGGAACATTTGCCCGAGATCAATGTGGCCTATGAAGCGGACTACCGCCGTTTCTTACGAATGGTGATGGATGCCGTGCTCGCTTAA
- a CDS encoding carbohydrate ABC transporter permease — protein MNSRKLKDHLFTGFKTGILLLFFLFFMLPIVWVALTSIKRPVDQMAIPPVWFPEQPVFDSYLTLFQNPDFVTSLVNSLLISGIATLITVVIGAIAAYSIERFRTGGPLLPNLLLMTRMIPPVVVIVPIFLLAYRVNLLDTYVLLIITYSALNMALIIWLLRSFFAQLPVEMEEAAMIDGCSRIGLFFRIVLPVVIPGIAAAGLICFIFCWNEFLFAVTLSGAHTKTMPVLTSTFVSERGLDRGLMSASGLISSLPVIVLTIVFQRYLVSGLTQGSVK, from the coding sequence ATGAATAGCCGAAAACTGAAAGACCATCTGTTTACGGGATTCAAAACAGGGATACTTCTCCTGTTCTTCCTCTTCTTCATGCTGCCGATCGTATGGGTGGCGCTGACATCGATTAAACGCCCTGTTGACCAGATGGCCATTCCGCCGGTCTGGTTCCCGGAGCAGCCGGTCTTTGACAGTTACCTGACCCTGTTTCAGAATCCGGATTTTGTGACAAGCCTGGTGAACAGCCTGCTGATTTCCGGCATTGCCACGTTGATCACCGTGGTTATCGGTGCGATTGCGGCTTATTCGATTGAACGCTTCCGTACCGGGGGCCCGCTGCTGCCGAATCTGCTCTTGATGACGCGGATGATTCCGCCCGTTGTCGTGATTGTGCCGATCTTCCTGCTGGCTTACCGCGTAAATCTGCTGGATACGTATGTTCTTTTAATCATTACCTATTCTGCGCTGAATATGGCGCTAATCATATGGCTGCTCCGTTCCTTCTTCGCCCAGCTGCCCGTGGAGATGGAGGAGGCGGCGATGATTGACGGCTGTTCCCGCATCGGATTGTTCTTCCGCATCGTGCTGCCGGTGGTCATCCCGGGCATTGCGGCAGCGGGGCTGATCTGCTTCATCTTCTGCTGGAATGAGTTCCTGTTCGCGGTGACGCTGTCGGGCGCCCATACGAAGACGATGCCGGTTCTGACCAGCACCTTCGTGAGCGAACGCGGACTGGACCGGGGGCTGATGTCGGCCAGCGGCTTGATATCTAGCCTGCCTGTTATTGTACTAACGATTGTGTTCCAGCGCTATTTGGTGAGCGGTCTCACCCAGGGAAGTGTAAAGTAA